A genome region from Vibrio tapetis subsp. tapetis includes the following:
- the mnmC gene encoding bifunctional tRNA (5-methylaminomethyl-2-thiouridine)(34)-methyltransferase MnmD/FAD-dependent 5-carboxymethylaminomethyl-2-thiouridine(34) oxidoreductase MnmC: MVSFPRNPYNLDYFKPNNPKIKPIMTTIKNAVLDWNEAGTPVSDQFDDVYFSNVNGLEETRYVFLKQNHLPERWLDFDQRRFVIAETGFGTGLNFLAAWHEFEAFRQNNPDTKLKQLHFISFEKFPVSKADLVKAHQAWPELASYAEQLHQHYPIAVPDCHRIILADGAITLDLWFGDIKDCMPSVPTNQDGIVDAWFLDGFAPSKNPEMWNQTLFNGMAKLAKQDCSCATFTAAGFVRRGLIESGFDMKKVKGFGTKREMIAGTLSNKKPHTNIKPWFYRSSPSNIDDVAIIGGGVASAALAACLAKRGIKVSLYCEDDQAAQGASGNRQGAVYPLINRSHSGASRVFAPAFLFARQFVNQASQYLDFDYDWCGVTQLGWDEKAQTKLDNMMESGLDAELLHALTPQQTNEKLGLNVDVASVHYPLGGWLSPAQLTQGLVEDLTNKKQLTAYFNRSITNISKVDNGWQLLSTNEQGQEIHHQHQCVVVANGHQFTRFEQTQPIPATAVKGQVSHIPTTDTLKQLKTVLCYDGYMTPQNPNNQHHCIGASYDKDNIDQEFDPAAHADNSAKLAKCLPHQAWTKDVDVSANLARQGVRCVTRDHLPFVGQVANFDKLCNAYWDLASLAEEEAVPVPSYDNLYCFVGLGSRGLSSAPLMAETLASQICGDPLPMSTESLEKIHPAKMWVRKLRKGKALVERKA; this comes from the coding sequence GTGGTCAGCTTTCCCAGAAATCCGTACAATCTCGACTACTTTAAGCCAAATAACCCCAAGATCAAACCTATTATGACGACGATAAAGAACGCAGTACTTGACTGGAATGAAGCCGGAACCCCTGTTTCCGATCAATTTGATGATGTGTACTTTTCTAACGTTAACGGCCTTGAAGAAACCCGTTATGTGTTCCTTAAACAAAATCACCTGCCTGAACGCTGGCTCGACTTTGACCAACGACGATTTGTCATCGCAGAAACAGGATTTGGCACCGGCCTAAACTTTCTAGCGGCCTGGCACGAGTTTGAGGCATTTAGACAAAACAATCCGGATACAAAACTCAAGCAACTGCATTTCATCAGTTTTGAAAAATTCCCGGTAAGTAAAGCCGATTTAGTCAAAGCCCACCAAGCGTGGCCAGAGCTTGCAAGTTATGCAGAGCAACTTCATCAACACTATCCAATTGCGGTGCCAGATTGCCACCGTATTATATTGGCCGATGGCGCTATTACGCTCGATTTATGGTTTGGTGATATTAAAGATTGCATGCCAAGTGTGCCAACCAATCAAGATGGTATTGTCGATGCTTGGTTCCTGGATGGTTTCGCGCCCAGTAAAAATCCTGAGATGTGGAACCAAACCCTATTCAATGGCATGGCCAAATTAGCAAAGCAAGATTGTAGCTGCGCCACTTTTACGGCAGCCGGGTTTGTTCGTAGGGGGTTGATTGAGTCCGGTTTTGACATGAAAAAAGTCAAAGGCTTTGGCACAAAGCGAGAAATGATTGCCGGTACACTGAGTAATAAAAAACCTCATACCAATATTAAGCCGTGGTTCTACCGAAGCTCTCCGAGTAATATTGATGATGTCGCGATTATTGGTGGTGGCGTTGCCAGCGCAGCGTTGGCTGCTTGTTTGGCCAAGCGTGGCATTAAAGTCAGCTTGTATTGTGAAGATGATCAAGCAGCACAAGGGGCTTCTGGTAACCGACAAGGCGCGGTTTACCCACTGATTAACCGTTCTCATTCGGGCGCGTCTCGCGTTTTTGCTCCGGCTTTTTTGTTTGCTCGACAGTTTGTAAACCAAGCCTCTCAGTATCTTGATTTCGACTACGATTGGTGTGGTGTCACTCAATTAGGCTGGGATGAAAAAGCGCAAACAAAACTCGATAATATGATGGAGTCGGGTCTTGATGCTGAACTTCTTCACGCGCTCACACCACAACAGACCAATGAAAAGCTGGGGTTAAATGTCGACGTTGCCAGTGTTCACTACCCTCTAGGGGGCTGGCTAAGCCCTGCCCAGTTAACACAAGGATTGGTGGAAGATCTCACAAACAAAAAGCAGCTAACCGCCTATTTTAACCGCTCGATTACGAACATCAGTAAAGTAGACAATGGCTGGCAGCTTTTAAGCACCAATGAACAAGGCCAAGAGATCCATCATCAACATCAATGCGTTGTGGTCGCCAATGGCCATCAGTTTACTCGATTTGAGCAAACTCAACCCATTCCTGCTACGGCAGTAAAGGGGCAAGTAAGCCACATTCCAACCACCGACACCCTTAAGCAATTAAAAACGGTATTGTGCTACGACGGCTACATGACACCACAGAACCCGAATAACCAGCATCACTGTATCGGTGCAAGCTACGACAAAGACAATATTGACCAAGAATTTGATCCGGCTGCTCACGCCGATAACAGCGCCAAACTGGCCAAATGCTTACCTCATCAAGCATGGACGAAAGACGTCGATGTTAGCGCAAACTTGGCTCGTCAGGGCGTCCGCTGTGTAACGCGAGATCACCTACCGTTTGTTGGTCAAGTCGCCAATTTCGACAAATTGTGTAACGCGTATTGGGATTTAGCTTCATTGGCTGAAGAAGAAGCGGTACCCGTTCCAAGCTATGACAACCTCTACTGCTTCGTTGGCCTAGGTTCACGTGGTTTAAGCTCTGCTCCCTTAATGGCTGAAACCTTAGCTTCGCAAATATGTGGTGATCCGCTACCTATGTCGACAGAAAGCCTAGAAAAGATACATCCCGCTAAAATGTGGGTACGAAAACTACGTAAAGGGAAAGCGTTAGTAGAGCGAAAAGCGTAA
- a CDS encoding NADP-dependent oxidoreductase translates to MRAIQIQQYGGVEKLQLQQVEKPAINADDILVLVKSAAINPVDWKIREGYLQAFIPYEMPFTLGWDVSGVVAEVGANVTEFNVGDEIFSRPAINRNGSYADYIAVKADEAVLKSTKLDFAQAAALPLAGITAWQCLVDVADVQAGQRVLVHAGAGGVGHLAIQIAKAKGAIVVATASAANQDLLVEFGADQAVDYAKAPLSEQIEAVDIVVDTMGGDVQKQSWSLLKEGGILVSVVDQPDETIAKSHNARSAFVFIEPSSRILNELNKLVESDQLTPLIEHRFPLEQIADAHLQSQSGRTRGKIVIDVN, encoded by the coding sequence ATGCGCGCAATTCAAATTCAGCAATACGGTGGCGTTGAAAAGCTACAGTTGCAACAAGTGGAAAAGCCAGCGATCAATGCTGATGACATTCTAGTACTGGTAAAATCAGCGGCTATTAACCCGGTTGATTGGAAAATCCGCGAAGGGTATCTACAGGCGTTTATTCCTTACGAAATGCCATTCACTTTGGGCTGGGATGTTTCAGGCGTGGTGGCAGAAGTCGGTGCCAACGTTACTGAGTTTAACGTCGGTGATGAAATATTCAGTCGTCCTGCTATCAATCGTAATGGCAGCTATGCGGATTATATTGCAGTCAAAGCGGACGAAGCTGTGTTGAAATCAACCAAGCTCGATTTCGCACAAGCGGCAGCATTACCGTTAGCAGGCATTACGGCGTGGCAGTGCTTGGTTGATGTGGCTGATGTTCAGGCCGGTCAACGAGTATTAGTTCACGCAGGGGCGGGTGGCGTAGGGCACTTGGCTATCCAAATTGCAAAAGCAAAAGGCGCAATCGTTGTTGCAACAGCGTCAGCAGCCAACCAAGATTTGTTGGTTGAATTTGGTGCTGATCAAGCGGTGGATTATGCGAAGGCTCCTTTGAGTGAGCAGATAGAGGCCGTTGATATTGTTGTGGATACCATGGGTGGCGACGTACAGAAGCAATCTTGGTCGTTACTTAAAGAAGGTGGTATTTTAGTTTCAGTGGTGGACCAACCGGATGAAACGATTGCGAAATCGCACAATGCTCGTTCTGCATTTGTGTTTATTGAGCCTAGCAGCCGTATTCTAAACGAACTCAACAAGCTGGTTGAATCGGATCAACTTACGCCGTTGATTGAGCATCGCTTTCCTCTAGAACAAATTGCAGATGCACATTTACAAAGCCAGTCTGGCCGTACTCGCGGTAAAATAGTGATTGATGTGAATTAA
- a CDS encoding organic hydroperoxide resistance protein, with translation MKALYTTSAKALAGRNGQVSTDDNKLSVDLSYPKEMGGSGEATNPEQLFAAGYAACFSNAILHVARETKVAIKSAPTTSTVGIGPNETGGFALSVSLSVELDIEQDQAVQLVRTAHQVCPYSNAVRGNIDVKLSVNGVDL, from the coding sequence ATGAAAGCACTCTACACTACATCAGCAAAAGCGCTCGCGGGTCGTAATGGTCAAGTTTCTACTGATGATAATAAGTTGTCAGTTGATCTTAGTTATCCAAAGGAAATGGGGGGTTCGGGTGAAGCGACTAACCCAGAACAATTGTTTGCTGCGGGTTATGCGGCGTGTTTTTCTAATGCGATTTTGCACGTAGCTCGTGAAACTAAGGTTGCAATCAAGTCTGCGCCAACAACATCAACCGTTGGTATTGGTCCAAATGAAACGGGCGGCTTTGCTTTATCAGTCAGCTTGTCTGTTGAATTGGATATAGAGCAAGACCAAGCGGTACAGCTTGTGCGTACTGCTCACCAAGTGTGCCCGTACTCAAATGCAGTTCGCGGCAACATTGATGTAAAACTCAGCGTAAATGGCGTTGATCTTTAA
- a CDS encoding MarR family winged helix-turn-helix transcriptional regulator, with translation MKDSSKDAHLLLDNQVCFSLYSASNAMSRAYQPILKALDLTYLQYIVMMILWEEKSMNVKELGQKTRLDSGTLTPLLKRLEVKGFVTRTRSQEDERIRIIALTEQGLLLREQAQDIPSNMLCMSKMDIEQLKQLKQDCDQLLNNLTN, from the coding sequence ATGAAAGATTCTTCAAAAGATGCTCATCTACTATTAGATAACCAAGTGTGTTTTTCGCTCTATAGCGCATCAAACGCCATGAGCCGAGCCTATCAACCGATATTGAAAGCTCTCGATTTAACATACCTTCAGTACATTGTGATGATGATATTGTGGGAAGAGAAATCGATGAACGTTAAGGAACTAGGGCAAAAAACCCGATTAGACTCAGGAACATTAACCCCATTACTTAAACGTTTAGAAGTGAAAGGTTTCGTAACTCGAACTCGTAGCCAAGAAGATGAGCGTATTCGAATCATTGCCCTGACTGAGCAAGGCTTACTCCTGCGTGAACAAGCGCAAGACATCCCGTCGAATATGTTGTGCATGTCAAAAATGGATATTGAACAGCTTAAGCAACTTAAACAAGATTGCGATCAGTTACTGAATAACCTGACAAACTAA
- a CDS encoding DUF5062 family protein, producing MSKTTKLRNEDKLVKKALEVGCKMAKLQGFDLPMSPPPLKTEAVYLFLVGVNQIAPLPEDKLDGPSVKKRLAMWIHKALPDNDPLK from the coding sequence ATGTCGAAAACGACTAAGCTGCGCAACGAAGATAAGTTAGTGAAGAAGGCTCTAGAAGTCGGTTGTAAAATGGCGAAACTACAAGGGTTTGATTTGCCTATGTCCCCGCCACCGTTAAAGACAGAAGCGGTGTATTTATTTTTAGTTGGAGTGAATCAAATCGCGCCACTTCCTGAGGATAAACTCGATGGACCTAGCGTTAAAAAACGCTTAGCGATGTGGATTCACAAAGCGTTACCAGATAATGACCCTCTCAAGTAG
- a CDS encoding YfcL family protein, giving the protein MIIEFEEKLLTLIDATVATASDDELFAGGYLRGHISLAAAACETEGETEIAQLQARVEDSIEQAKSELTPADSVIVMDIWQQLMQSAQA; this is encoded by the coding sequence ATGATTATTGAGTTTGAAGAAAAATTACTGACTTTAATTGATGCAACAGTCGCAACGGCATCGGACGACGAACTGTTTGCTGGTGGTTACTTACGTGGCCATATTTCATTAGCAGCCGCTGCATGTGAAACCGAAGGTGAGACTGAGATTGCCCAACTTCAAGCTCGCGTTGAAGATAGCATTGAGCAGGCAAAGTCTGAGTTAACTCCGGCTGATAGTGTTATTGTCATGGATATTTGGCAGCAGTTAATGCAGTCAGCCCAAGCTTAG
- a CDS encoding elongation factor P hydroxylase — MNFQYQDLIEVFNHSFLNEYNTKLELGGDEPIYLPADDENPNHRIIFARGFYASALHEIAHWCVAGPKRRLLEDFGYWYEPDGRTEQIQSEFEKVEIRPQAYEWILSVSAGFPFNVSCDNLHGDFEPDRIAFMQKVHNEVEQILSQGMPTRVKQLSEALRSFYHVAPLDVTQFKVK; from the coding sequence ATGAATTTCCAATATCAAGACTTAATTGAGGTGTTTAATCACTCCTTTTTAAACGAATACAATACCAAGCTAGAGCTCGGTGGTGATGAACCCATCTATTTACCAGCGGATGACGAAAACCCGAATCATCGCATTATTTTTGCTCGTGGTTTTTACGCGTCAGCACTGCATGAAATTGCTCATTGGTGTGTTGCTGGTCCGAAGCGACGTCTGCTGGAAGACTTCGGTTATTGGTATGAGCCTGATGGGCGTACTGAGCAGATACAATCCGAATTTGAGAAAGTGGAAATTCGGCCACAAGCCTATGAGTGGATATTGTCTGTCAGTGCGGGCTTTCCATTTAACGTTAGCTGTGACAATCTACACGGCGATTTTGAGCCAGATAGAATCGCTTTCATGCAGAAAGTTCACAATGAAGTCGAGCAGATCTTATCGCAAGGCATGCCGACTCGTGTGAAACAGCTGTCTGAAGCGCTAAGATCGTTTTACCATGTCGCTCCTTTGGATGTGACGCAGTTTAAAGTGAAATAA
- a CDS encoding trimeric intracellular cation channel family protein codes for MLLSVLYVIGITAEAMTGALSAGRKNMDWFGVMFVASATAIGGGTVRDILLGHYPLTWVKHPEFLVITCVAGVLTTGVAKWVIKFKGLFIRLDALGLIVFSIIGTQVAINMELHPVICVVSAIVTGVFGGLLRDLICRQSPLVLHHELYASVAMIASIMYLTLLHFEVDDVTSTLVTLVVGYLLRMAAVRFKWRLPSFQLEGEGSLH; via the coding sequence ATGTTGTTAAGTGTTCTCTACGTCATAGGAATCACAGCGGAAGCGATGACTGGAGCGCTCAGTGCTGGGCGTAAAAACATGGATTGGTTCGGAGTAATGTTTGTCGCAAGTGCAACGGCAATCGGTGGTGGTACTGTGCGTGATATTTTACTTGGTCACTACCCGCTTACATGGGTTAAGCATCCCGAGTTTTTAGTCATTACTTGTGTGGCTGGTGTGCTCACCACCGGTGTCGCTAAATGGGTAATCAAATTCAAAGGATTATTCATTCGATTAGATGCATTAGGCTTGATTGTGTTTAGTATCATTGGCACTCAAGTTGCCATTAATATGGAACTGCACCCTGTAATATGCGTAGTATCAGCCATTGTTACTGGGGTATTCGGAGGCCTGCTGCGTGATCTAATTTGCCGTCAATCACCATTGGTGTTACACCACGAACTTTATGCATCCGTCGCCATGATCGCATCGATCATGTACCTCACACTATTGCATTTTGAAGTCGATGACGTGACCAGTACCCTTGTGACCCTTGTCGTGGGTTATCTGCTTCGTATGGCTGCTGTTAGATTCAAATGGCGATTACCTTCATTCCAATTGGAAGGCGAAGGTTCGTTGCATTGA
- the aroC gene encoding chorismate synthase, producing the protein MAGNSIGQHFRVTTFGESHGIALGCVVDGCPPGLALTEADLQIDLDRRRPGTSKYTTQRREADEVKILAGVFEGQTTGTSIGLLIENTDQRSKDYSEIKDKFRPGHADYTYHQKYGVRDYRGGGRSSARETAMRVAAGAIAKKYLKQEFGVEVRAYLSQMGDVCIDKVDWDEIENNAFFCPDVDKVDALDELIRGLKKEGDSIGAKLCVVATNVPVGLGEPIFDRLDADIAHALMSINAVKGVEVGDGFDVVNQKGSEHRDPLTPEGFSSNHAGGILGGISTGQDIVASIALKPTSSITVPGETITRSGESTQLITKGRHDPCVGIRAVPIAEAMLAIVLLDHLLRHRGQNFGVTTETPKI; encoded by the coding sequence ATGGCAGGAAACAGCATTGGACAACATTTTCGTGTAACGACATTCGGTGAAAGCCACGGTATCGCACTGGGTTGCGTTGTTGATGGTTGCCCACCAGGGCTAGCTCTTACCGAGGCCGATCTGCAAATAGATTTAGATCGCCGTCGACCAGGAACATCAAAATACACCACGCAGCGTCGCGAAGCCGATGAAGTGAAAATCTTAGCGGGCGTATTTGAAGGCCAAACGACAGGAACCTCAATTGGTTTGTTGATTGAAAATACCGATCAGCGTTCTAAAGATTACTCTGAGATTAAAGACAAGTTCCGTCCAGGACATGCTGATTATACCTACCATCAAAAATACGGTGTACGTGACTACCGAGGTGGTGGCCGTTCATCTGCTCGTGAAACGGCGATGCGTGTTGCCGCAGGTGCGATTGCTAAGAAGTACTTGAAACAAGAGTTTGGTGTGGAAGTGCGCGCTTACTTATCTCAAATGGGCGATGTCTGTATTGATAAAGTCGATTGGGATGAAATTGAGAACAACGCATTTTTCTGCCCAGACGTCGATAAAGTCGATGCATTGGATGAGCTTATCCGTGGCCTTAAAAAAGAAGGCGACTCTATTGGGGCAAAACTGTGTGTTGTAGCAACTAATGTGCCTGTCGGTCTTGGAGAGCCAATCTTTGATCGCCTTGATGCGGATATTGCTCATGCTCTGATGAGTATCAATGCAGTAAAAGGCGTAGAAGTCGGCGATGGTTTTGATGTTGTAAACCAAAAAGGCAGTGAGCATCGTGATCCATTAACGCCTGAAGGCTTTAGCAGTAACCACGCTGGTGGCATTCTAGGTGGCATTTCAACTGGGCAAGACATTGTTGCCAGTATTGCGCTTAAGCCAACATCAAGCATTACGGTTCCGGGCGAAACCATTACTCGCTCTGGTGAATCAACGCAATTGATCACTAAGGGACGTCACGACCCATGCGTAGGCATTCGTGCCGTGCCTATCGCCGAAGCCATGCTCGCGATTGTACTGCTCGATCACTTACTGCGTCATCGTGGCCAAAACTTCGGCGTAACAACCGAAACCCCTAAGATCTAG
- the prmB gene encoding 50S ribosomal protein L3 N(5)-glutamine methyltransferase, producing MDKIFVEEAVSELHSLQDMIRWTVSRFNAAGLFYGHGTDNAWDEAVQLILPTLYLPIDVLPHVLNSRLTSSERLRIVERVVRRINERTPTAYLTNKAWFCGLEFFVDERVLVPRSPIGELIEAQFQPWLVEEPTRIMDLCTGSACIAIACAHAFPEAEVDAIDISTDALEVAEQNIQDHGMEQQVFPIRSDLFRDLPKDKYNLIVSNPPYVDEEDMNSLPEEFTHEPALGLAAGTDGLKLVRRILANAPNYLTDDGILICEVGNSMVHMMDQYPDIPFTWIEFSNGGHGVFMLTRAQLVEHAAEFALYID from the coding sequence TTGGATAAGATTTTTGTAGAAGAAGCGGTTTCTGAGCTACATTCGCTTCAAGATATGATTCGTTGGACTGTAAGTCGCTTTAACGCGGCCGGACTTTTTTATGGCCACGGTACTGATAATGCGTGGGATGAGGCGGTTCAACTAATCTTGCCGACCTTGTATCTTCCTATTGATGTGCTACCGCATGTTCTAAATTCTCGCCTAACCAGCAGTGAGCGTTTACGTATTGTAGAGCGTGTTGTTCGCCGTATAAACGAACGCACACCAACGGCTTACTTAACTAATAAAGCGTGGTTCTGTGGCTTAGAATTCTTCGTAGATGAGCGTGTACTTGTGCCTCGTTCACCTATCGGTGAACTAATCGAAGCTCAATTTCAACCTTGGTTAGTGGAAGAGCCAACTCGCATTATGGATTTGTGCACGGGCAGTGCGTGTATTGCGATTGCTTGTGCTCACGCATTCCCAGAAGCGGAAGTCGATGCTATCGATATTTCTACTGATGCGTTAGAAGTTGCCGAGCAAAACATTCAAGACCACGGCATGGAACAACAAGTTTTCCCTATCCGTTCTGATTTGTTCCGCGATTTACCAAAAGATAAATACAACCTGATCGTATCAAACCCGCCTTATGTAGACGAAGAAGATATGAATAGCTTGCCTGAAGAATTCACTCATGAGCCTGCACTGGGCCTTGCTGCGGGTACCGATGGTCTTAAGTTAGTTCGTCGTATTTTAGCGAATGCACCAAACTATTTAACCGATGACGGTATCTTGATCTGTGAAGTGGGTAACTCCATGGTACACATGATGGATCAATACCCAGATATTCCGTTTACTTGGATTGAATTCTCTAACGGTGGCCACGGTGTGTTTATGCTCACACGAGCACAACTTGTTGAGCATGCCGCTGAGTTTGCGCTGTATATCGACTAA
- the smrB gene encoding endonuclease SmrB: MSKKDTDIDDDFALFKGAVQGVKKLTQDTIIQQPNRNPIQKEVQRTKKEASDNEFFFSDEFVPHLSEDGPTRYARSDVSKFEVKRLRRGVYVPDVYLDMHGMTQQEAKRELGAMIAHCIKESVDCACVMHGIGKHILKQKVPLWLAQHPDVMAYHQAPLEFGGNGALLVLLSIPDR, translated from the coding sequence ATGAGCAAGAAAGACACCGACATAGACGATGACTTCGCCTTATTTAAAGGCGCCGTACAGGGCGTAAAAAAGTTGACACAGGATACCATAATCCAGCAACCAAACCGAAACCCGATACAAAAAGAAGTCCAACGCACAAAAAAAGAAGCCTCAGACAACGAGTTTTTCTTCTCTGATGAGTTTGTCCCGCACCTTAGCGAAGACGGACCGACCCGCTACGCTCGCTCAGATGTGTCTAAATTTGAAGTAAAGCGACTGCGCCGCGGTGTTTACGTGCCTGATGTCTACCTAGATATGCATGGCATGACCCAACAGGAAGCAAAACGAGAATTAGGCGCGATGATCGCCCATTGTATTAAGGAGAGTGTCGATTGTGCTTGCGTCATGCATGGCATTGGCAAACACATCTTAAAACAAAAAGTACCACTCTGGCTGGCACAACACCCAGACGTCATGGCCTACCATCAAGCTCCGTTAGAGTTCGGTGGCAATGGCGCATTGTTAGTGTTGCTAAGTATTCCGGATAGGTAG
- the sixA gene encoding phosphohistidine phosphatase SixA, translating to MKVFIMRHGEAEMFANSDSERELTQRGIDQSLLVAKACAKQGHQAFDLVLVSPYIRAQQTWKTISQVFSAKDGRVETCDDITPYGDSEDVYDYVCALAETQSLESILLVSHLPLVGYLTSEFVTDMPPPMFPTSGLVCANFDAQSGKGEFAWHIHP from the coding sequence ATGAAAGTATTTATTATGCGTCACGGCGAAGCAGAAATGTTTGCAAACAGTGACTCAGAGCGAGAGCTCACTCAGCGGGGTATAGATCAGTCTTTACTCGTGGCTAAAGCCTGTGCAAAGCAAGGGCATCAAGCGTTTGATTTAGTGCTTGTTAGCCCATACATTCGAGCGCAGCAAACTTGGAAAACAATCTCGCAAGTATTTTCTGCCAAAGATGGTCGAGTAGAAACGTGTGACGATATTACGCCCTACGGAGACTCAGAAGACGTATACGATTATGTATGCGCGTTAGCGGAAACTCAGTCACTAGAGTCTATCTTGTTGGTTTCACACCTACCTTTGGTTGGCTATTTAACCTCAGAGTTCGTCACTGATATGCCACCACCAATGTTCCCAACCTCAGGGCTAGTCTGCGCGAACTTTGACGCCCAAAGTGGTAAGGGTGAATTTGCATGGCATATTCATCCGTAA